One genomic window of Mus musculus strain C57BL/6J chromosome 4, GRCm38.p6 C57BL/6J includes the following:
- the A430005L14Rik gene encoding UPF0688 protein C1orf174 homolog isoform 2 (isoform 2 is encoded by transcript variant 2): protein MRSRKASSSHKATDRRTSKKFKYDKGHLVKAELQKLDPKSDISSLPKVAPVAPCENKFAEDSAEAAVSVPESREPPQGCSTPASEEPSVKAENGLSTEPSSAAAAQEPDDSSAGQAEPVPRTEEVRASVLQMDSSIFLDDDSNQPMPVSRFFGNVELMQDLPPASSSYPSMSRREFRKMHFRAKDDEDDAEG from the exons ATGAGGAGCAGGAAG GCTTCCTCATCACACAAAGCTACGGACAGACGAACTTCCAAAAAGTTCAAGTATGACAAAGGTCACCTTGTGAAGGCAGAATTACAAAAACTTGACCCTAAGAGTgacatttcttctttgccaaaaGTGGCCCCCGTGGCTCCTTGTGAAAATAAGTTTGCGGAGGACAGTGCTGAGGCTGCTGTCTCTGTACCAGAGAGCAGAGAGCCGCCTCAGGGCTGCTCCACGCCTGCGAGTGAGGAACCCTCAGTAAAGGCTGAGAATGGCCTGTCCACAGAACCCAGCAGTGCCGCTGCAGCCCAGGAGCCCGATGACAGCTCTGCCGGACAGGCAGAGCCTGTGCCCAGGACAGAGGAGGTGCGGGCATCCGTGCTTCAGATGGACAGCAGCATCTTTCTAGATGATGACAGCAACCAGCCCATGCCTGTGAGTCGCTTCTTCGGGAATGTCGAGCTTATGCAG GATCTGCCACCAGCCTCTTCATCTTATCCTTCCATGAGCAGAAGAGAATTCAGAAAAATGCACTTCAGAGCCAAAGATGACGAGGATGACGCTGAGGGGTAG
- the A430005L14Rik gene encoding UPF0688 protein C1orf174 homolog isoform 1 (isoform 1 is encoded by transcript variant 1) — MRSRKLTGGVRSSARLRARSYSSASLASARDVTSSTSAKTTCLASSSHKATDRRTSKKFKYDKGHLVKAELQKLDPKSDISSLPKVAPVAPCENKFAEDSAEAAVSVPESREPPQGCSTPASEEPSVKAENGLSTEPSSAAAAQEPDDSSAGQAEPVPRTEEVRASVLQMDSSIFLDDDSNQPMPVSRFFGNVELMQDLPPASSSYPSMSRREFRKMHFRAKDDEDDAEG, encoded by the exons ATGAGGAGCAGGAAG CTTACAGGTGGAGTGCGGTCCTCAGCACGCCTTCGGGCCCGGAGTTACTCTTCAGCCAGCTTGGCCTCTGCCAGGGACGTTACCAGCTCCACATCTGCTAAAACAACATGTCTG GCTTCCTCATCACACAAAGCTACGGACAGACGAACTTCCAAAAAGTTCAAGTATGACAAAGGTCACCTTGTGAAGGCAGAATTACAAAAACTTGACCCTAAGAGTgacatttcttctttgccaaaaGTGGCCCCCGTGGCTCCTTGTGAAAATAAGTTTGCGGAGGACAGTGCTGAGGCTGCTGTCTCTGTACCAGAGAGCAGAGAGCCGCCTCAGGGCTGCTCCACGCCTGCGAGTGAGGAACCCTCAGTAAAGGCTGAGAATGGCCTGTCCACAGAACCCAGCAGTGCCGCTGCAGCCCAGGAGCCCGATGACAGCTCTGCCGGACAGGCAGAGCCTGTGCCCAGGACAGAGGAGGTGCGGGCATCCGTGCTTCAGATGGACAGCAGCATCTTTCTAGATGATGACAGCAACCAGCCCATGCCTGTGAGTCGCTTCTTCGGGAATGTCGAGCTTATGCAG GATCTGCCACCAGCCTCTTCATCTTATCCTTCCATGAGCAGAAGAGAATTCAGAAAAATGCACTTCAGAGCCAAAGATGACGAGGATGACGCTGAGGGGTAG